One window of Chroococcidiopsis sp. TS-821 genomic DNA carries:
- a CDS encoding Dps family protein produces the protein MAEAQTVLRNFGQVYDNPVLLDRSVTEPICEGLNAALASFQALYIQYQKHHFVVEGAEFYQLHQFFNESYDEVQEHVHDIGERLDGIGGVPAATFSKLAELCCFEQEPDGVFSCRQMVEHDLAAEQAIIALIRRQAAQAESLGDRATRYLYEKILLETEERAYHLAHFLAHDSLTLGFMGNGNSN, from the coding sequence ATGGCTGAAGCTCAAACTGTATTACGTAACTTTGGGCAGGTTTACGATAACCCCGTCCTGCTAGATCGCTCAGTAACAGAGCCAATTTGCGAGGGCTTGAACGCCGCCTTAGCTAGCTTCCAGGCTTTGTACATTCAATATCAAAAACACCATTTTGTTGTTGAAGGCGCAGAATTCTACCAGCTACATCAATTTTTCAACGAAAGCTACGACGAAGTTCAAGAACACGTTCATGACATTGGCGAACGTCTCGATGGTATTGGCGGTGTCCCTGCTGCAACATTTAGCAAGTTGGCGGAACTCTGCTGCTTTGAACAAGAACCGGATGGGGTGTTCTCGTGTCGTCAAATGGTCGAACACGACTTAGCTGCGGAACAAGCCATTATTGCTTTGATTCGCCGTCAAGCAGCCCAAGCCGAAAGTCTAGGCGATCGCGCCACGCGCTACCTTTACGAAAAGATTTTACTGGAAACTGAAGAAAGAGCCTATCACTTAGCGCACTTCCTGGCTCATGACAGTCTCACCTTGGGCTTTATGGGTAACGGGAATAGTAACTAG
- the carB gene encoding carbamoyl-phosphate synthase large subunit, translating into MPRRDDIHKILLLGSGPIVIGQACEFDYSGTQACKALREEGYQVVLVNSNPATIMTDPETADRTYIEPLTPEIVEKIIEKERPEALLPTMGGQTALNIAVALSKNGVLEKYGVELIGAKLSAIEKAEDRQLFKQAMEKIGVGVCPSGIASTVDEARAIAKQIGTYPLIIRPAFTLGGTGGGIAYNQEEFETMAQAGIDASPVSQILIEQSLLGWKEYELEVMRDLADNVVIICSIENLDPMGIHTGDSITVAPAQTLTDKEYQRLRDASIRIIREIGVETGGSNIQFAVNPVDGEAIVIEMNPRVSRSSALASKATGFPIAKFAAKLAVGYTLDEIKNDITKKTPASFEPTIDYVVTKIPRFAFEKFPGSEPVLTTQMKSVGEAMAIGRTFQESFQKALRSLETGRAGWGCDRAEKLPSGEQIRAQLRTPNPERIFAVRHAMQLGLGIEEIYELTGIDPWFLDKMQQLLETEKFLKRTPLHKLTKEQLYAVKRQGFSDRQIAFATKTTEDEVRTYRQQLGVIPVYKTVDTCAAEFEAYTPYHYSTYEEESEVQPSDKQKVMILGGGPNRIGQGIEFDYCCCHASYALKAAGYETIMVNSNPETVSTDYDTSDRLYFEPLTKEDVLNIIETEKPVGVIIQFGGQTPLKLAVPLQEYLNRPEVKELLPTRIWGTSPDSIDIAEDRERFEKILHELDIAQPPNGIARSYQDALAIASRIGYPVVVRPSYVLGGRAMEIVYSDTELERYMTFAVQVEPEHPILIDKFLENAIEVDVDAIADSTGKVVIGGIMEHIEQAGIHSGDSACSLPAISLPSSVLNKIRTWTVQLAQRLQVVGLMNIQFAVVGAHSYNPQVYILEANPRASRTVPFVSKTTGIPLAKMASLIMSGETLESLNFTQEPIPNHIAVKEAVLPFNKFPGTDTILGPEMRSTGEVMGVDSDFGKAFAKAELGAGEILPRQGTVFVSMSDRDKTLVVPVVKDFIDLGFKVVATDGTRRVLKEHGLDVELILKLHEGRPNVLDAIKNQQIQLIINTPSGEEAQTDARLIRRTALGYKIPIITTIAGAKATAAAIRSLQATSLEVKAIQDYIGAHN; encoded by the coding sequence ATGCCCCGCCGTGACGATATCCATAAAATTCTATTGCTTGGTTCCGGTCCAATTGTGATTGGACAAGCTTGCGAGTTTGATTACTCCGGTACGCAAGCCTGTAAAGCTCTCCGCGAAGAAGGATATCAGGTGGTGCTGGTGAACTCAAATCCAGCAACGATTATGACCGATCCGGAAACAGCGGATAGAACATATATTGAGCCGCTAACACCGGAAATAGTCGAGAAAATTATCGAGAAAGAACGCCCTGAAGCTTTGCTACCCACAATGGGCGGACAAACTGCACTTAATATTGCTGTAGCTTTGTCGAAAAATGGAGTTTTAGAAAAATACGGCGTCGAATTGATTGGTGCGAAGTTATCCGCAATCGAAAAAGCAGAAGACCGCCAACTTTTTAAACAAGCGATGGAGAAAATCGGAGTGGGCGTGTGTCCCTCTGGTATCGCTTCCACAGTCGATGAAGCAAGAGCGATCGCCAAACAAATTGGTACCTATCCGCTGATCATTCGTCCAGCTTTTACACTGGGTGGAACTGGTGGCGGAATTGCCTATAATCAAGAAGAATTTGAAACAATGGCGCAAGCGGGAATTGACGCGAGTCCAGTTTCCCAAATTTTAATTGAGCAGTCACTCCTCGGTTGGAAAGAGTACGAACTCGAAGTGATGCGTGACTTGGCGGATAATGTCGTGATTATCTGCTCGATTGAAAACCTCGATCCGATGGGGATTCACACTGGAGATTCGATTACAGTTGCACCCGCACAAACTTTGACCGATAAAGAATATCAGCGCCTGCGCGATGCTTCGATTCGGATTATTCGCGAAATTGGTGTAGAGACAGGTGGTTCGAATATTCAATTTGCGGTGAATCCGGTTGATGGCGAAGCAATCGTGATTGAAATGAATCCTCGCGTCTCGCGCAGTTCAGCTTTGGCGTCTAAAGCCACAGGTTTCCCGATCGCTAAATTCGCCGCCAAACTAGCCGTCGGCTATACGTTGGATGAAATCAAAAACGACATCACTAAGAAAACCCCCGCGTCATTCGAACCAACGATTGATTATGTCGTCACGAAAATTCCGCGATTTGCGTTTGAAAAATTTCCTGGTTCGGAACCTGTATTGACAACACAAATGAAGTCTGTCGGCGAAGCAATGGCAATTGGACGGACGTTTCAAGAATCGTTCCAAAAAGCTTTGCGCTCGCTCGAAACCGGACGCGCTGGCTGGGGATGCGATCGCGCTGAAAAACTGCCGAGTGGCGAACAAATTCGCGCGCAATTACGCACGCCCAACCCAGAAAGAATCTTTGCGGTACGTCACGCAATGCAGCTAGGACTAGGTATTGAGGAGATTTACGAACTGACGGGTATCGACCCTTGGTTCTTGGATAAAATGCAACAATTGCTCGAAACAGAGAAATTCCTCAAGCGGACGCCACTGCATAAGTTGACAAAAGAGCAACTTTATGCAGTAAAGCGTCAGGGATTTAGCGATCGCCAAATCGCGTTTGCCACAAAAACAACTGAAGATGAGGTACGTACCTATCGCCAACAACTCGGTGTTATTCCTGTTTACAAAACAGTAGATACCTGCGCCGCTGAATTCGAGGCGTATACTCCTTATCACTACTCCACCTACGAAGAAGAATCCGAAGTACAACCATCGGATAAACAAAAAGTGATGATTTTAGGTGGTGGTCCTAACCGCATCGGACAAGGTATTGAGTTTGATTATTGCTGTTGTCATGCCAGTTATGCACTGAAAGCCGCAGGGTACGAAACAATTATGGTCAACTCAAACCCTGAAACTGTTTCGACAGATTATGATACAAGCGATCGCCTTTACTTTGAACCGCTGACCAAAGAAGACGTCTTAAACATCATAGAGACCGAAAAGCCAGTAGGAGTCATCATTCAGTTTGGCGGACAAACACCACTCAAATTAGCAGTACCTCTACAAGAGTATCTCAACCGCCCTGAAGTTAAAGAATTGCTGCCAACTCGAATTTGGGGAACTTCTCCCGATTCGATCGATATTGCCGAAGACCGCGAGCGATTTGAGAAGATATTACACGAGTTAGATATTGCGCAACCGCCAAACGGAATTGCACGCAGTTATCAAGATGCACTCGCGATCGCAAGTCGCATTGGGTATCCGGTTGTCGTGCGTCCGAGTTATGTTCTCGGCGGACGGGCGATGGAAATTGTCTACTCGGATACGGAGCTCGAACGCTACATGACATTTGCAGTACAGGTAGAACCAGAACACCCAATATTAATCGATAAGTTTCTGGAAAATGCCATTGAAGTCGATGTCGATGCGATCGCCGACAGCACTGGTAAAGTCGTCATTGGCGGAATTATGGAACACATCGAACAAGCAGGAATTCACTCTGGCGATTCAGCATGTTCTTTACCCGCGATTTCGCTTCCGTCTTCTGTATTAAATAAAATTCGCACTTGGACTGTACAACTCGCGCAGCGACTCCAAGTAGTTGGATTGATGAATATTCAATTTGCCGTTGTTGGCGCGCACAGCTACAATCCTCAAGTTTACATTTTAGAAGCAAATCCCCGCGCTTCGCGCACAGTACCTTTTGTGTCCAAAACAACCGGTATTCCGCTTGCCAAAATGGCATCGTTGATTATGTCGGGGGAAACACTAGAATCGCTCAACTTCACCCAAGAACCTATACCAAATCACATCGCGGTCAAAGAAGCTGTACTGCCATTTAACAAGTTTCCTGGTACAGACACAATTTTAGGACCAGAAATGCGCTCGACGGGTGAAGTGATGGGCGTTGATAGCGATTTTGGCAAAGCATTCGCCAAAGCCGAATTGGGTGCTGGAGAAATACTACCGCGTCAGGGTACGGTGTTTGTCTCGATGAGCGATCGCGACAAAACACTCGTTGTTCCAGTTGTTAAAGACTTTATCGACTTGGGCTTTAAAGTTGTCGCCACTGACGGTACGCGGCGCGTTCTCAAAGAGCACGGTTTAGACGTTGAGTTAATTCTCAAACTTCACGAAGGACGCCCCAATGTTTTGGACGCCATTAAAAACCAACAAATTCAACTGATTATCAATACTCCCTCTGGTGAAGAAGCCCAAACTGATGCGCGTCTCATCCGTCGTACTGCGTTGGGTTATAAAATTCCAATTATTACAACTATTGCCGGTGCGAAAGCCACCGCTGCTGCTATTCGTTCTTTACAAGCAACTTCGCTAGAGGTCAAAGCAATTCAAGACTACATTGGTGCTCATAATTAA
- a CDS encoding ferredoxin — MGKFKSKKVSDFTLEGRFLNFILEDGYKLKYLRIASAEGEYWIKPCKELRKQELQLVPGDWVQVLGERKLDLKTGKLKLKAAQVTRTTPHASETAASPKVAPSKKKASILVCQKSSCMKRGGTAVCQALQATLSDRGLENEVAIKGTGCLKQCKAGPNIVMPDKTRYSRIQAAEIPQVIDKHFAAACNASKADSEVISANVTEVLVSAS; from the coding sequence ATGGGTAAATTCAAAAGTAAAAAAGTATCAGATTTTACGTTGGAAGGACGGTTTTTAAATTTCATTTTAGAAGATGGTTACAAGCTTAAATACTTGCGTATCGCAAGTGCAGAAGGAGAATACTGGATTAAACCCTGCAAAGAGCTGCGGAAACAAGAGTTGCAATTAGTACCTGGTGATTGGGTGCAAGTACTAGGCGAGCGCAAGCTTGATTTAAAAACTGGCAAACTCAAACTCAAAGCCGCACAAGTTACGCGCACGACACCTCACGCGTCAGAAACTGCGGCTTCTCCAAAAGTAGCACCAAGCAAAAAGAAAGCAAGTATCTTAGTTTGTCAAAAGTCCAGCTGTATGAAGCGGGGCGGGACAGCAGTTTGTCAAGCATTACAAGCAACTTTAAGCGATCGCGGTTTAGAAAACGAAGTTGCTATTAAAGGTACAGGTTGCCTCAAACAGTGCAAAGCAGGTCCCAATATAGTTATGCCCGATAAAACCCGTTATAGTCGCATTCAAGCCGCAGAAATTCCCCAAGTTATTGACAAACACTTTGCAGCTGCGTGTAATGCGTCAAAAGCAGATTCAGAGGTAATCTCAGCGAATGTAACAGAAGTTTTAGTATCTGCTAGTTGA
- a CDS encoding Asr1405/Asl0597 family protein — protein sequence MEEIVLASGVGLNVDEMVEVNCVNRWQIYQRLQELEIPCWCATNQPLRVRVVDVTTAIQLWSVSKQFKMSRRDLLCWLERCWEQDF from the coding sequence ATGGAGGAAATTGTCTTGGCGTCGGGGGTTGGTCTGAATGTCGACGAGATGGTGGAGGTGAACTGCGTAAATAGATGGCAAATCTACCAAAGGTTACAAGAGCTCGAAATTCCTTGTTGGTGTGCCACTAATCAACCACTACGAGTTCGCGTTGTTGATGTTACTACCGCCATTCAACTTTGGAGTGTATCAAAACAATTCAAGATGTCCCGTCGCGATTTGCTCTGTTGGTTAGAACGCTGTTGGGAACAAGATTTTTAA